The stretch of DNA CGTGGCTTACCGTATTTGAAAATATCGCCATCGGGCTCCGAGCGCGGCATACGCCGGAAAACATTATTAAAGAACGGGTAGAAAATGAACTCAAACGGTTTAATCTAAAGCATTTTGCCGATTCTTTCCCAAAAGAATTATCGGGAGGGATGAAACAGCGCGTTGGCATCGCCCGGGCATTAACAACCGATCCTAAGATTATTTTTATGGACGAACCATTCTCGGAGCTTGATTCTTTCACCGCTGAAGAGCTTCGCAAAGAATTTTCGCATATTTGGAAAGGGCGCCAGCTTGTTGAAGCTGGCGCCCGCCAAACCATTATTATGGTGACCCATCTCATAGAGGAAGCGCTGGAGCTTGCTGACAGAATCGCCGTGCTTACCCCGCGGCCCGGAAAAATAGAAAGGATTATTACGAACACTCTCGCCAAGCCGCGCAATAAACGATCTCCGGAATTCTTTTGCCTTGAAGATGAGATTTATAAATTAATAAGGCCG from Candidatus Niyogibacteria bacterium encodes:
- a CDS encoding ABC transporter ATP-binding protein, with amino-acid sequence MNPTLILKNISKNFQEDRGQKLPVLKGIDLEIAAGEFFIILGPSGSGKSTLLRIMSGLESEYEGKIGYGSGITPSDFSFVFQQFALFPWLTVFENIAIGLRARHTPENIIKERVENELKRFNLKHFADSFPKELSGGMKQRVGIARALTTDPKIIFMDEPFSELDSFTAEELRKEFSHIWKGRQLVEAGARQTIIMVTHLIEEALELADRIAVLTPRPGKIERIITNTLAKPRNKRSPEFFCLEDEIYKLIRP